The following are encoded in a window of Cryobacterium sp. CG_9.6 genomic DNA:
- a CDS encoding ABC transporter substrate-binding protein, which yields MFIAKKGRLALISAVAVGAVVALAGCASSDPLGSGSDATSATDTIVVGSQDYYSNEIIAEIYAQALEANGFTVERTFRIGQREVYLPELEAGGVDVFPEYTGSLLQALEPDAAGGTSDEIYAQLEAALPDTLRVLDRADASDQNSWTVTQAFAAKYNLTDIESLKNVTEPLIVGGTSVLETRPYGPAALKEKYGIETAGFTPIEDGGGPLTVKALVDNAIQLTNIYTASPNIKSDKLVALSDPDGLFFADNVVPLVSQKIDDKAAGVLNAVSAALSADNLVSLNSESVNDQKSAVDIATGWLEQADLF from the coding sequence GATCCCCTGGGCAGTGGAAGTGACGCCACGAGCGCCACCGACACGATTGTCGTGGGTTCGCAGGACTACTACTCGAACGAGATTATTGCCGAAATCTACGCGCAGGCTTTGGAAGCCAACGGCTTCACCGTTGAGCGCACGTTCCGAATCGGTCAGCGCGAGGTCTACCTGCCCGAGCTCGAAGCGGGTGGCGTCGATGTATTCCCCGAATACACCGGCAGCCTGCTCCAGGCACTCGAGCCGGACGCCGCCGGTGGCACCAGCGACGAGATCTACGCCCAGCTCGAGGCTGCGCTTCCCGACACCCTCCGCGTCCTGGACCGGGCGGATGCCTCCGACCAGAACTCCTGGACCGTCACCCAGGCCTTCGCCGCCAAGTACAACCTGACCGACATTGAGTCTCTGAAGAACGTCACTGAGCCACTCATCGTCGGCGGCACGTCGGTGCTCGAGACGCGTCCGTATGGACCGGCCGCACTGAAGGAGAAGTACGGCATCGAGACCGCCGGCTTCACACCCATCGAGGATGGTGGTGGCCCACTCACCGTCAAGGCTCTCGTGGACAACGCCATTCAGTTGACCAACATCTACACGGCCAGCCCCAACATCAAGTCGGACAAGCTTGTGGCGTTGAGTGACCCCGACGGACTGTTCTTTGCAGACAACGTTGTGCCGCTCGTGTCTCAGAAGATTGATGACAAGGCCGCGGGCGTTCTGAACGCGGTCAGCGCCGCACTCAGCGCCGACAACCTCGTGAGCCTCAACTCGGAGAGTGTCAACGACCAGAAGTCGGCTGTTGACATCGCGACCGGTTGGCTCGAGCAGGCTGACCTCTTCTAA